The following are from one region of the Thermococcus cleftensis genome:
- a CDS encoding ATP/GTP-binding protein produces the protein MILVFIGTAGSGKTTLSAAFGRYLEENGYSVGYVNLDTGVKSLPYRPDVDVRESVTAWELMEEGLGPNGAIVESYDRLLPEVDEYASRIARLDGERDYIMVDTPGQMETFLFHEFGVRLMESLPEPLAVYLFGPEILKEPHDFCFVRFFSLMIDLRLGTTTVPALSKVDTVEDLEGYRKFLDDIEYLTARLKLEPSTQGLLAHKMCSALPELAPPTRVVYLSARTGEGFDELETLAHEHRCTCGDLT, from the coding sequence ATGATACTGGTGTTCATAGGCACCGCTGGAAGCGGGAAGACCACCCTCAGCGCGGCCTTCGGAAGGTACCTAGAGGAGAACGGATACTCGGTGGGGTACGTGAACCTGGACACCGGGGTCAAGAGCCTCCCCTACCGGCCGGACGTCGACGTGAGGGAGAGCGTCACCGCATGGGAGCTTATGGAGGAGGGCCTCGGTCCGAACGGGGCCATAGTGGAGAGCTACGACAGACTTCTGCCGGAGGTGGACGAGTACGCTTCCAGAATAGCCAGGCTGGACGGGGAGAGGGACTACATCATGGTGGACACGCCGGGGCAGATGGAGACGTTTCTCTTCCACGAGTTCGGCGTGAGGCTGATGGAGAGCCTCCCGGAGCCGCTCGCGGTCTACCTCTTCGGCCCGGAGATACTGAAGGAGCCCCACGACTTCTGCTTCGTCCGGTTCTTCAGCCTCATGATAGACCTCCGCCTGGGCACGACGACGGTTCCGGCCCTCAGCAAGGTGGACACCGTGGAGGACCTTGAGGGATACAGAAAGTTCCTAGACGATATCGAGTACCTGACCGCAAGGCTAAAGCTGGAACCTTCGACACAGGGGCTTCTAGCTCACAAGATGTGCTCCGCCCTGCCGGAGCTGGCGCCGCCGACGAGGGTGGTCTACCTCTCGGCAAGAACGGGGGAGGGCTTCGACGAGCTTGAAACCCTCGCCCACGAGCACCGCTGC